In the genome of Bryobacteraceae bacterium, one region contains:
- a CDS encoding S1/P1 nuclease: protein MRLRTVVSMAALAALLAPALPAWNHVGHKAVAGLAYQRLTKKARARVDALIRRHPDYALFTQGAPSDEKEKARYVFMQSAYWPDTIKGDPRFYDEAKSDAAPTPVLPGFSDMKQRRNWHYINVAFSNDGTPVPDPPPVNVLSQLKMILAAVGGDAPAPGSVPAEQDPVYLLPWLLHLAGDIHQPLHCATRYKKDQVNPANGKPWSDLGGNTVNVVGAFNLHAFWDDALGIADTPTFIDGLIKFLDRMPKEKPPTTDPGVWVQEGFKLSKEVVYSFGETGGSREDPIRFEETYVMRAKDLARKRAALAGHRIAVILNRTFDR from the coding sequence ATGCGTCTGCGAACCGTTGTCTCGATGGCGGCCCTCGCCGCCTTGCTCGCCCCCGCGCTGCCGGCCTGGAATCACGTCGGCCATAAGGCGGTCGCCGGCCTCGCCTACCAGCGCCTGACCAAGAAGGCCCGGGCTCGGGTCGACGCGCTGATCCGCCGGCATCCTGACTACGCCCTGTTCACCCAAGGCGCGCCGTCGGATGAAAAGGAAAAAGCGCGATACGTCTTCATGCAGTCCGCCTATTGGCCCGACACGATCAAAGGCGACCCGCGCTTCTACGACGAAGCCAAGAGCGACGCCGCGCCCACGCCGGTGCTGCCCGGTTTCTCCGACATGAAGCAGCGGCGCAACTGGCACTACATCAACGTCGCGTTTTCGAACGACGGGACGCCTGTGCCCGATCCGCCGCCGGTGAACGTGCTCTCGCAGCTAAAGATGATCCTGGCCGCCGTTGGCGGCGACGCGCCAGCTCCAGGGTCCGTGCCCGCCGAACAAGACCCTGTCTACCTGCTGCCTTGGCTCCTCCACCTCGCCGGCGATATCCACCAGCCCCTCCACTGCGCCACCCGCTACAAGAAGGATCAGGTGAACCCGGCGAACGGGAAACCCTGGAGCGACCTCGGCGGCAACACCGTCAACGTAGTCGGCGCTTTCAACCTCCATGCCTTCTGGGACGACGCGCTCGGAATCGCCGACACGCCCACCTTCATCGACGGGTTGATCAAGTTCCTCGACAGGATGCCGAAGGAGAAGCCGCCCACCACGGACCCCGGCGTTTGGGTTCAGGAAGGGTTCAAGCTCTCGAAGGAAGTCGTCTATTCGTTCGGCGAAACCGGCGGATCCAGGGAAGACCCCATCCGGTTCGAAGAAACATACGTGATGCGCGCCAAGGACCTCGCCCGCAAACGCGCCGCCCTCGCCGGCCACCGCATCGCCGTCATTCTTAATCGGACTTTCGACCGCTAA
- the pheS gene encoding phenylalanine--tRNA ligase subunit alpha produces the protein MNESLLVALRRDALARVATAATLDELEAVRVDVLGRKGALNSYSKEMGKLAPAERAATGKLLNEAKQAVETALEERKSAFERAALDARLASEWIDLTVPAPGVRPGSLHPVTIVQREIEELFVSMGFAVLSGPEVETEYNNFDALNIPPDHPARDMQDTFWLDGGHLLRTHTSPVQVRGMKRLGPPLRMIAPGRVFRNEEVDPSHEHTFYQLEGMMVDRDVSVAHLIYFMKTLLRGIFHREVTVRLRPGYFPFVEPGFELDIHCLLCDGAGCPVCKQSGWLELLPCGLVHPNVLRMGGIDPNEWNGFAFGLGLTRLAMMRYSIDDIRLLQGGDLRFLSQF, from the coding sequence ATGAACGAATCCCTGTTGGTCGCGCTGCGCCGCGACGCGCTCGCCCGCGTCGCCACCGCCGCCACCCTCGACGAACTCGAGGCCGTTCGCGTCGACGTACTCGGCCGCAAGGGGGCCCTCAACTCCTACAGCAAGGAGATGGGTAAACTCGCGCCCGCCGAACGCGCCGCCACCGGCAAGCTCCTCAACGAGGCCAAGCAAGCCGTGGAAACCGCGCTCGAAGAACGCAAGTCCGCGTTCGAGCGCGCCGCCCTCGACGCCCGCCTCGCCTCGGAGTGGATCGACCTCACCGTGCCGGCCCCGGGAGTCCGTCCCGGTTCGCTCCACCCGGTCACCATCGTCCAGCGCGAGATTGAAGAACTCTTCGTATCGATGGGCTTCGCCGTTCTCAGCGGCCCCGAAGTCGAAACCGAATACAACAACTTCGACGCCCTCAACATCCCGCCCGATCACCCGGCGCGCGACATGCAGGATACCTTCTGGCTCGACGGCGGCCACCTCCTCCGCACGCACACCTCCCCGGTGCAGGTCCGGGGCATGAAGCGCCTCGGCCCGCCGCTGCGCATGATCGCGCCCGGGCGCGTCTTCCGCAACGAGGAAGTCGACCCCAGCCACGAACACACCTTCTACCAACTCGAAGGAATGATGGTGGACCGCGACGTCTCCGTCGCCCACCTCATTTACTTCATGAAGACCCTGCTGCGCGGCATCTTCCACCGGGAAGTCACCGTGCGCCTCCGCCCCGGCTACTTCCCCTTCGTCGAACCCGGCTTCGAGCTCGACATCCACTGCCTCCTGTGCGACGGCGCCGGCTGCCCGGTCTGCAAGCAGAGCGGCTGGCTCGAACTGCTTCCCTGCGGCCTCGTGCATCCCAACGTGCTCCGCATGGGCGGCATCGATCCCAACGAGTGGAATGGCTTCGCCTTCGGACTCGGCCTCACGCGCCTCGCCATGATGCGCTACTCGATCGACGACATCCGCCTCCTGCAAGGCGGTGACCTTCGATTCCTTTCGCAATTCTGA
- a CDS encoding type II secretion system F family protein, with the protein MNPLFWLLPLFFFTVAAAVAAAGYLVLRLQSAPEAPSGYFTPPSASPAAHDLLAALGRLIPNRGGENEERLLKLLFRAGHRSPDARTIFQGIQVAGAVVLAVVFSAVAALRGGDSMLLATLCGAGFGFLLPSRVLEGVVRFRVRRIRSGLPPALDLLVLALEAGQPLDQAMQETAQAIQGVFPELASEFMYCCLEINAGTARGEALYRLGERSGEDELRKVAAVLMDGERFGTPLGPALRAHSHYLRSRMRQGAQEAARKLTVKLVLPVFFLIFPSVLLVTLGPAYFQMRQFLDNFLK; encoded by the coding sequence ATGAACCCGCTGTTCTGGCTGCTGCCGCTCTTCTTCTTCACGGTCGCCGCCGCCGTTGCGGCAGCCGGATACCTCGTCCTCCGCCTGCAGTCGGCGCCCGAAGCCCCTTCCGGCTATTTCACGCCGCCCTCCGCCTCGCCCGCTGCTCACGACCTCCTCGCCGCCCTCGGCCGCCTGATTCCCAATCGGGGCGGCGAAAACGAAGAAAGACTGCTGAAGCTCCTGTTCCGCGCCGGACACCGCTCGCCGGACGCCCGCACCATCTTTCAAGGCATCCAGGTCGCCGGCGCCGTTGTCCTCGCCGTCGTCTTCTCCGCGGTCGCCGCCCTCCGTGGAGGCGACTCCATGCTGCTCGCCACGCTCTGCGGCGCTGGATTCGGATTCCTGCTGCCATCGCGCGTACTCGAAGGCGTCGTCCGGTTCCGGGTCCGCCGGATCCGCTCCGGGCTCCCTCCCGCGCTCGACCTCCTCGTCCTTGCGCTCGAAGCCGGTCAACCGCTCGACCAGGCCATGCAGGAAACCGCTCAGGCAATTCAGGGCGTGTTCCCTGAACTCGCCTCCGAGTTCATGTACTGCTGCCTCGAAATCAACGCCGGCACCGCAAGGGGCGAGGCCCTCTATCGACTCGGCGAGCGGAGCGGCGAGGATGAGCTCCGCAAGGTCGCCGCCGTCCTCATGGACGGCGAACGGTTCGGCACTCCGCTCGGCCCGGCCCTCCGCGCCCACTCCCACTACTTGCGATCACGGATGCGGCAAGGCGCGCAGGAAGCCGCCCGGAAGCTGACCGTCAAACTGGTGCTGCCCGTGTTCTTCCTGATCTTCCCGTCGGTCCTGCTGGTCACCCTCGGCCCCGCCTACTTCCAGATGCGCCAGTTTCTCGACAACTTCCTGAAGTAG
- the cpaB gene encoding Flp pilus assembly protein CpaB codes for MKKNLIPLVSIAFVVAAVCTAVFYGLVAGRLSTPASASDNGTILVAARNLPGGQRISAADAKAVRTPAASVPAGAFRNPGDIEGLAAVREIAAGEPLTSARLVSSASGGGLGIPTGKRAISIQVADSSGVLSLLEPGHRVDVLAIQGEQRDAVARTVLRDIEVLRVQKQAEASPGKNALPVVTLLATPDEADQLALADAVARVRLLLRNPFDKEVGASAGNRLDVNTLMQGPRRNGASH; via the coding sequence ATGAAGAAAAACCTGATCCCCCTGGTATCGATCGCGTTTGTCGTCGCAGCCGTATGTACGGCTGTGTTCTATGGCTTGGTCGCAGGCAGGCTGAGCACGCCGGCATCGGCCAGCGACAACGGAACTATCCTGGTTGCCGCGCGGAACCTGCCCGGCGGCCAGCGCATCTCAGCCGCCGACGCCAAGGCCGTAAGGACACCAGCCGCGTCGGTTCCAGCGGGAGCCTTTCGCAATCCCGGCGATATCGAGGGGCTCGCGGCCGTTCGCGAAATCGCCGCCGGCGAGCCGTTGACCTCGGCCCGCCTGGTCTCGTCCGCCAGCGGTGGCGGGCTCGGGATTCCCACCGGCAAGCGCGCGATCTCGATTCAGGTAGCCGATTCGAGCGGCGTGCTCTCACTGCTTGAGCCCGGCCATCGCGTCGACGTGCTCGCCATCCAGGGAGAGCAGCGGGATGCCGTGGCCAGAACCGTCCTCCGCGATATCGAAGTTCTTCGCGTCCAGAAACAAGCGGAGGCGTCGCCAGGCAAAAACGCCCTTCCCGTCGTGACCTTGCTCGCCACGCCCGACGAAGCCGATCAACTCGCGCTCGCCGACGCCGTCGCCCGCGTCCGGCTGCTGCTCCGGAATCCGTTCGACAAGGAAGTCGGCGCCTCGGCCGGCAATCGCCTCGACGTGAACACACTGATGCAGGGTCCCCGGCGGAATGGGGCGAGCCACTAG
- a CDS encoding adenylosuccinate synthase, translating into MSCVIVLGAQWGDEGKGKIVDLFSDKFDIVARYQGGHNAGHTVQIGANKYILKLIPSGILRPGRLAVIGNGVVVDPAALIQEIDTLEKAGIDVTNQLAISSRAHVIFPFHRLVERISEDSSERAAIGTTSRGIGPTYEDKIGRRGVRIADLIDRERFPALYQQLRKDKVAVARAFGVDGEDEDVLAHYQEYAERIRPMVRDTTALLGEACRDGRRVLLEGAQGTMLDIDHGTYPFVTSSSAAAGGACTGTGIPPNRITGITGVSKAYITRVGAGPFPSEDHGEAGEAIRKAGNEFGSVTGRPRRCGWFDVPLLRYTAMVNGFDSLILTKLDVLDTLDEIPVCVSYELDGAPCAYMPAEQEALCRVKAVYEKLPGWKSKTFGITRFEDLPANARSYIRYLEEKTGVEVGCVSTGPERNQTMVLPGSRLEAIFG; encoded by the coding sequence ATGAGCTGCGTCATCGTTCTTGGCGCCCAGTGGGGCGATGAGGGCAAGGGTAAGATCGTCGATCTTTTCTCGGACAAATTCGATATCGTCGCCCGTTACCAGGGCGGCCACAACGCCGGCCACACGGTCCAGATTGGCGCCAATAAGTATATCCTCAAGCTGATCCCGAGCGGTATTCTGCGCCCCGGCCGGCTGGCGGTGATCGGCAACGGCGTGGTCGTGGACCCGGCCGCGCTCATCCAGGAGATCGATACGCTCGAGAAAGCGGGCATTGACGTCACCAACCAGCTTGCGATCAGCAGCCGCGCGCACGTGATTTTTCCGTTCCACCGGCTTGTGGAGCGGATCAGCGAGGACTCCTCCGAGCGGGCGGCTATTGGAACCACATCGCGGGGCATCGGCCCGACCTACGAGGACAAGATTGGCCGCCGCGGCGTGCGTATCGCCGACCTGATCGACCGCGAGCGTTTTCCGGCCCTCTACCAGCAGCTCCGCAAGGACAAAGTGGCGGTGGCCCGTGCTTTCGGCGTGGACGGCGAGGATGAAGACGTGCTCGCCCACTACCAGGAATACGCCGAGCGGATCCGCCCGATGGTGCGCGACACGACGGCGCTGCTGGGCGAGGCATGCCGGGACGGACGCCGCGTGCTGCTCGAAGGCGCGCAGGGAACGATGCTCGACATCGACCACGGCACCTACCCGTTTGTAACCAGTTCGAGCGCGGCTGCCGGCGGAGCGTGCACGGGCACGGGGATTCCGCCGAACCGGATCACCGGCATTACGGGCGTATCGAAGGCATACATTACGCGGGTGGGCGCCGGACCGTTTCCGTCGGAAGACCACGGCGAGGCGGGCGAGGCGATCCGCAAGGCCGGCAACGAATTCGGCAGCGTGACGGGGCGCCCGCGGCGATGCGGGTGGTTCGACGTGCCGCTGCTGCGATATACGGCGATGGTGAACGGTTTCGACAGCCTGATTCTCACCAAGCTCGACGTGCTGGATACGCTGGACGAAATCCCGGTATGCGTGAGCTATGAACTGGACGGCGCGCCTTGCGCGTACATGCCGGCCGAGCAAGAGGCGCTGTGCCGCGTGAAGGCGGTGTACGAAAAGCTGCCGGGCTGGAAGTCGAAGACCTTTGGCATCACCCGGTTTGAAGATTTGCCGGCGAACGCCCGGTCCTACATCCGGTACCTCGAAGAGAAGACCGGGGTGGAAGTGGGGTGCGTCTCCACCGGCCCCGAGCGGAACCAGACGATGGTTCTTCCGGGTTCGCGGCTCGAGGCGATCTTCGGTTGA
- the pheT gene encoding phenylalanine--tRNA ligase subunit beta codes for MLFSVNWLSELAGGIEIPPRDLALLVTTRTAEQEGVEPVGAHFGRVRAARVTAVEPIEGSHNVKAAIDAGDGVLRTVVCGAPNCRPGIVTAWVPPGTVLGDKTIGRATIAGVQSDGMLASGAELGINRDQDGVLELSSAPGSAIPGCAPDWAIEIDNKSLTHRPDLWGHLGMAREVAAIAGGALSDPVDMALLPAAENAAVTVAIEDLALCPRYSALVFDNVTVGPSPLWLQYRLESIGLNSINNIVDVTNYLAAELAQPTHAFDGDKLIGGAIFVRLARDGERIVALNNEEYALDGNALVIADAAGPVAVAGVIGGLDSSVTDSTTRVVFESANFHPGHIRKTSARLKCRTDASMRFEKAQDPENTTRALARAIALLREVSPGIRLLGGLADVRAPRRVPPPIELDIDWLGRKLGRAVTPAEVRAILESLSFIVGEPKPGLLLVGVPSWRATKDISLREDLVEEVGRIIGYDNITPAPPLLPAAPPPGNPVRDYLHGVRLATAAQGFTEVYNYSFVSEEHAAEIGLDPASHVRVANPIASDQGLLRRSLIAGLLKNIRENARHLPAFRLFEIGRAIVPEARDADALPKETPWLGAVVYAREGDGAAGLQEAKRLAECLLPGATVGPAEARPHEHPVRAWDVRWRGVAVGRLGEFHPRLVEGRAAVLEINLQAAMDTGARPARYRPLDRYPSSSFDLSIVVPTRALVGELDTDLRRFAGDRLREVEYVRQYSGPPLAEDRKSVSFRITIGAPDRTLSAGEITAARNSLIEAMRAAGYELRV; via the coding sequence ATGCTCTTCTCCGTCAACTGGCTTTCTGAATTGGCCGGCGGCATCGAGATCCCGCCGCGGGACTTGGCGCTGCTCGTCACCACCCGCACCGCCGAGCAGGAAGGCGTCGAACCGGTGGGCGCTCACTTCGGCCGCGTCCGCGCCGCGCGAGTCACCGCCGTCGAGCCGATCGAAGGTTCGCACAACGTCAAGGCAGCCATCGACGCCGGCGACGGCGTCCTGCGAACCGTCGTCTGCGGCGCGCCCAACTGCCGCCCGGGCATCGTTACCGCCTGGGTCCCTCCGGGAACGGTCCTCGGCGACAAGACGATCGGACGGGCCACTATCGCCGGCGTCCAAAGCGACGGCATGCTCGCCAGCGGCGCGGAACTCGGCATCAACCGCGATCAGGACGGAGTCCTCGAACTCTCCTCCGCGCCCGGCTCGGCCATACCCGGCTGCGCACCGGATTGGGCCATCGAAATAGACAACAAGAGCCTCACACACCGGCCTGACCTGTGGGGCCACCTCGGCATGGCCCGCGAAGTCGCGGCCATTGCCGGAGGCGCGCTCAGCGACCCCGTCGATATGGCGCTGCTGCCCGCCGCCGAAAACGCCGCCGTCACCGTCGCCATTGAGGACCTCGCCCTGTGCCCGCGCTACAGCGCGCTCGTGTTCGACAATGTCACCGTCGGGCCGTCGCCCTTGTGGCTACAATACCGGCTCGAATCCATCGGCCTCAATTCGATCAACAACATCGTCGACGTCACCAACTACCTGGCCGCGGAACTGGCGCAGCCCACCCACGCCTTCGACGGCGACAAGCTCATCGGCGGCGCCATCTTCGTGCGCCTGGCCCGCGACGGTGAGCGAATCGTCGCGCTCAACAACGAAGAGTACGCGCTCGACGGAAACGCGCTCGTCATTGCCGACGCCGCCGGACCCGTGGCCGTCGCCGGCGTCATCGGCGGCCTCGATTCGAGCGTCACCGATTCCACCACCCGCGTCGTCTTCGAAAGCGCGAACTTCCATCCCGGGCACATCCGCAAGACCTCGGCCCGTCTCAAGTGCCGCACCGACGCGTCAATGCGATTCGAAAAGGCGCAGGACCCGGAAAACACCACCCGTGCGCTCGCCCGCGCCATCGCACTCCTCCGTGAGGTCTCGCCCGGCATCCGCCTGCTGGGCGGACTCGCCGACGTCCGCGCCCCGCGCCGTGTTCCGCCACCCATCGAACTCGACATCGACTGGCTCGGCCGCAAGCTCGGCCGCGCCGTCACGCCGGCCGAGGTCCGCGCGATTCTCGAATCCCTTTCGTTCATCGTCGGCGAACCGAAGCCCGGCCTCCTCCTCGTCGGCGTCCCCTCCTGGCGCGCCACCAAGGACATCTCGCTCCGCGAGGATCTCGTCGAAGAGGTCGGCCGCATTATCGGCTACGACAACATCACACCCGCACCGCCGCTGCTTCCGGCCGCTCCGCCTCCCGGCAATCCAGTTCGCGATTACCTCCACGGTGTGCGCCTGGCCACCGCCGCGCAGGGCTTCACCGAGGTCTACAACTACTCGTTCGTCAGTGAGGAGCATGCCGCGGAGATCGGGCTCGACCCCGCTTCCCACGTCCGCGTCGCCAACCCCATCGCATCGGACCAGGGTCTGCTGCGCCGGAGCCTCATCGCCGGGCTGCTCAAGAACATCCGTGAGAACGCGCGCCACCTCCCCGCGTTCCGGCTGTTCGAAATCGGCCGCGCAATCGTGCCCGAGGCCCGCGACGCCGACGCGCTGCCCAAGGAAACTCCGTGGCTCGGCGCCGTGGTCTACGCCAGGGAAGGAGACGGCGCGGCCGGCCTGCAAGAGGCGAAGCGGCTCGCCGAATGTCTCCTCCCCGGCGCGACGGTCGGTCCGGCCGAAGCACGGCCCCACGAGCACCCGGTGCGCGCCTGGGATGTTCGCTGGCGCGGCGTCGCAGTGGGACGACTCGGCGAGTTCCACCCCCGCCTCGTCGAAGGCCGTGCGGCCGTGCTCGAAATCAACCTCCAGGCGGCGATGGATACTGGCGCCCGGCCTGCCCGCTATCGCCCCCTCGACCGCTACCCCTCTTCGAGTTTCGATCTCTCGATCGTCGTCCCCACGCGCGCCCTCGTTGGCGAGCTCGACACCGATCTCCGCCGCTTCGCCGGCGACCGCCTCCGCGAAGTCGAATACGTACGTCAGTACAGCGGCCCGCCGCTCGCCGAAGACCGCAAGAGCGTCTCCTTCCGCATCACCATCGGCGCGCCGGACCGGACTTTGTCTGCCGGGGAAATCACCGCCGCCCGCAACAGCCTGATCGAGGCAATGCGCGCCGCGGGCTATGAATTGAGGGTCTAA
- a CDS encoding type II secretion system F family protein, protein MLTLLIAGVFGATFLVVAAAVVLYWRTGSDAEPESDGEPRETLHQPINWLAPVEASGGILKADSLSSITALDQLLARVNGIERMRHALAEAGMNWSVGRITAMMLLAGAATFVVLWPMLWAPRWLKLGAAAVAASTPYLIVRRRRRKRLVLFERQFPEALDTLSRAMRAGNPFAVALDLVARETAAPLGPELRKTVDERKLGLSWEVALGHLADRVPVVEVNIFVAAVQLQTRTGGKLHEVVGKLAETMRESSSLKGEVRSIAAHGKLTGAILTVLPMAIAGIMAFVNPTSLLVLWNDPTGNQLIWVAGGCLIAAHMVIQKLVDVRL, encoded by the coding sequence ATGCTCACGCTCCTGATCGCCGGGGTCTTCGGAGCGACCTTCCTGGTGGTCGCCGCCGCGGTCGTGCTCTACTGGCGGACCGGTTCCGACGCTGAGCCCGAGTCCGATGGCGAGCCACGGGAAACGCTTCATCAGCCCATCAACTGGCTCGCGCCGGTGGAAGCCTCCGGCGGCATCCTCAAGGCGGATTCCCTGAGCTCGATCACCGCGCTCGATCAGCTCCTGGCGCGCGTCAACGGAATCGAGCGGATGCGCCACGCGCTCGCCGAAGCCGGCATGAACTGGTCGGTGGGCCGCATCACCGCCATGATGCTGCTTGCCGGAGCCGCCACCTTCGTCGTCCTCTGGCCGATGTTGTGGGCGCCCCGCTGGTTGAAACTCGGCGCCGCCGCCGTGGCCGCCTCCACACCCTATCTGATCGTCCGCCGGCGTCGCAGAAAGCGCCTCGTCCTGTTCGAACGGCAATTCCCCGAAGCCCTCGATACGCTCTCCCGGGCCATGCGCGCGGGGAATCCCTTTGCGGTGGCGCTCGACCTCGTCGCGCGGGAAACCGCGGCGCCGCTCGGCCCGGAACTGCGCAAGACCGTCGATGAACGGAAACTCGGCTTGAGCTGGGAGGTCGCTCTCGGTCACCTCGCTGACCGGGTTCCCGTCGTCGAAGTCAACATTTTCGTCGCCGCCGTCCAACTGCAGACGCGCACTGGCGGCAAGCTGCACGAGGTTGTCGGCAAGCTCGCCGAGACCATGCGCGAAAGTTCGTCGCTCAAGGGCGAGGTCCGGTCCATCGCCGCCCACGGAAAACTCACTGGCGCCATCCTCACCGTGCTGCCGATGGCCATCGCCGGCATCATGGCCTTCGTCAACCCCACCAGCCTGCTGGTGCTGTGGAACGATCCCACCGGGAACCAGTTGATCTGGGTCGCCGGCGGGTGCCTGATCGCCGCGCACATGGTGATCCAGAAGCTCGTGGACGTCCGCCTATGA
- the pheA gene encoding prephenate dehydratase: MARSRIKPYRVAFQGELGAFSHMAIRQLAGPSAEAVPLPRFDLIFRAVAEGEADAAMAPIENTLHGSVHENYDHLLHYGLPIVAETSIRIVHNLIALPGVRFPEVRDVYSHPVALNQCLDFFAANPRFEKKPYYDTAGSVKMLTEEKPPGSAAIASALAADLYGCRILRKSIEDDRQNFTRFFLISRENRSRQSAQYKTSLVFTTRNHPGSLFRALAALALRDINLVKIESRPLRGQPWEYLFYLDFLGHVEDANVVNALDHLREVADLFRVLGCYPRGEVGAKPSVSGRKSD, from the coding sequence ATGGCCCGTTCCCGAATCAAACCCTACCGGGTCGCCTTTCAGGGCGAACTCGGCGCGTTCAGCCACATGGCGATCCGGCAACTGGCCGGGCCATCGGCGGAAGCCGTGCCACTGCCCCGGTTCGACCTGATCTTCCGCGCCGTCGCCGAGGGCGAAGCCGATGCCGCGATGGCGCCGATCGAGAACACGCTACACGGATCTGTCCACGAGAACTACGATCACCTCCTGCACTACGGGCTCCCGATTGTGGCGGAAACCAGTATCCGGATCGTACACAATCTCATCGCCCTACCCGGCGTGCGTTTTCCGGAGGTTCGCGATGTCTATTCGCATCCGGTGGCGCTCAACCAGTGCCTGGACTTCTTCGCCGCCAATCCGCGGTTCGAGAAGAAGCCGTACTACGATACGGCCGGCAGCGTGAAGATGCTGACCGAGGAGAAGCCGCCGGGTTCGGCCGCGATCGCCTCGGCGCTGGCGGCGGACCTCTACGGCTGCCGCATCCTGCGCAAGTCGATCGAGGATGACCGGCAGAACTTCACGCGCTTCTTTCTGATCTCACGGGAGAACCGATCGCGGCAGAGCGCGCAATACAAGACGTCGCTGGTGTTCACCACGCGGAACCATCCGGGATCGCTATTCCGGGCGCTGGCGGCGCTGGCGCTGCGCGACATCAATCTGGTGAAGATCGAGTCGCGCCCGCTGCGCGGACAGCCGTGGGAATACCTGTTCTATCTCGACTTCCTCGGCCATGTGGAGGACGCCAACGTGGTGAACGCGCTTGACCATCTCCGCGAAGTGGCGGACTTGTTCCGAGTGCTCGGTTGCTATCCGCGCGGAGAGGTGGGCGCGAAGCCTTCGGTTAGCGGTCGAAAGTCCGATTAA
- a CDS encoding UbiX family flavin prenyltransferase, which produces MVGISGASGAIYGVRLLAMLRRAGAETHLILSRSGERTTFLECGLRAADLREAADAWYPLEDVGARLASGSFPTGGMVIAPCSINTMSSIAAGVSSNLMVRAADVALKERRKLILMVRETPFHLGHLRSMTALSEMGAIVMPPAPAFYHHPKTIEDIVDHTLERVLDLLGVPADEAFRWNPKSERN; this is translated from the coding sequence GTGGTTGGCATCTCCGGCGCATCGGGTGCGATTTACGGAGTGCGGCTCTTGGCGATGCTGCGCCGCGCCGGGGCAGAAACTCACTTGATTCTTAGCCGTAGCGGCGAACGGACAACTTTTCTCGAGTGCGGCCTGCGGGCGGCGGACCTGCGAGAGGCCGCCGACGCCTGGTACCCGCTCGAAGACGTCGGCGCGCGGCTTGCTTCGGGCTCGTTCCCTACCGGCGGGATGGTGATCGCGCCGTGCTCGATCAACACGATGTCGTCGATCGCGGCAGGGGTCTCCTCGAACCTGATGGTGCGCGCGGCCGATGTCGCCCTCAAGGAGCGCCGGAAGCTGATCCTGATGGTGCGGGAGACGCCGTTCCACCTCGGCCATCTGCGGTCCATGACGGCGCTGTCGGAAATGGGGGCGATCGTGATGCCGCCGGCGCCGGCCTTCTACCATCACCCGAAAACCATCGAAGATATCGTCGATCACACGCTGGAGCGCGTTCTCGATCTCCTCGGAGTTCCGGCGGACGAGGCCTTCCGTTGGAATCCCAAGAGCGAGCGAAACTAA
- the galE gene encoding UDP-glucose 4-epimerase GalE produces MKILVTGGAGYIGSHTAKALARAGHTPVVFDSLEKGHEWAVRWGPLVRGDLSDRAKILSALREHEIEGVIHFAAYIAVGESMKEPERYFRNNLCNSLNLLGAMEEAGVRRIVFSSTAAVYGMPERTPIPEDHPKAPVNAYGESKLMVERLIEWFGEIHGFASARLRYFNAAGADPDGETGEDHDPETHLIPLVLAAAAGRIPSLQLFGADYPTRDGTAVRDYIHVTDLAEAHVRAFEHICRTGDRIVLNLGTGDGFTVREVIDVAARVMGRAVPFVERPRRDGDPVELVADSSAARRLLGWEPRHSSLDEILETAWRWYSRHGEKH; encoded by the coding sequence ATGAAGATACTTGTTACGGGGGGCGCCGGTTATATCGGCAGCCATACGGCCAAGGCGCTGGCGCGGGCCGGCCACACGCCCGTGGTTTTCGATTCACTCGAAAAGGGGCACGAATGGGCGGTGCGATGGGGACCGCTCGTGCGCGGCGACCTGTCGGACCGGGCGAAGATTCTGTCGGCGTTGCGCGAACACGAGATCGAGGGCGTGATCCACTTCGCGGCCTATATCGCCGTGGGCGAGTCCATGAAAGAGCCGGAGCGCTACTTTCGCAATAACCTGTGCAACTCCCTGAACCTGCTTGGGGCGATGGAGGAGGCGGGAGTGCGGCGGATCGTGTTTTCGTCGACGGCGGCCGTCTACGGGATGCCGGAGCGGACGCCGATTCCGGAAGACCATCCGAAGGCTCCGGTGAACGCCTACGGGGAAAGCAAGCTGATGGTTGAGCGGCTGATCGAGTGGTTCGGCGAGATTCACGGGTTTGCGTCGGCGCGGCTTCGGTACTTCAACGCGGCGGGGGCGGATCCGGACGGCGAGACGGGCGAGGACCACGATCCGGAGACGCACTTGATCCCGCTGGTGCTGGCGGCGGCGGCAGGGCGGATCCCGAGCCTGCAGTTGTTCGGCGCCGACTATCCGACGCGGGACGGGACCGCGGTGCGCGACTACATCCACGTGACGGATCTGGCCGAGGCGCATGTCCGCGCGTTCGAGCATATCTGCCGGACGGGGGACCGGATCGTGCTGAACCTGGGGACGGGGGACGGTTTCACGGTGCGCGAGGTGATTGACGTGGCGGCGCGGGTGATGGGGCGGGCGGTTCCGTTCGTGGAGCGTCCGCGGCGGGATGGGGATCCGGTGGAACTGGTGGCGGATTCGAGCGCGGCGCGGCGGCTGCTGGGGTGGGAACCGCGGCACTCGTCGCTCGACGAGATCCTGGAAACGGCCTGGCGCTGGTATTCTCGTCACGGCGAGAAACACTAA